tccttgaaatcatcaattaaattatgattgaagtcgtcttttttccttcttccttcctataaaataaaaatatcattcgtCCTCATAACTCAAGTTGGGTAATTCTCAAAGGactaaaaaagaaatccttaaaaaatccttaaataaatatttattgagCGGTCTATAACCCCTTTTTTGTCTCGTCTGgaatatatttccatttcttactTATTATGATCCAATCCACTTGATTGAGACAATCATTGAAAatggtgttttcttgttttggaatcACTTATCCTTGAATCATTAGGTTTAGACATTACTTCGGTGATCTTTAATCTTCCGGAACGGCAGCAACATACCTTTTGGCTATTTCTTTACGTCGAAGAATCATACGAACGATTCAATTCCATTAATTCCCCTGTGATACACTTCTTTATCATCGAAATAGTCTCACCAATTacagcaaactttttttttatagaaaagtcGGTCCAATTTGACCTTTTCTATATCGAAGATATACTTACGAAGTCGTTCCAAATTATTAATTGGCACTAACCCTAGATCCTGCCTCTGATAATCATTTATTCTCGAGCTCCATCATgtactattttatttacattacaaCCCAACATCGTGGAGTAATGgtgaaacagaacaaaatatgTCGAGCCAAGAGCATCCTCATTGAAGATGATGGATGTAAAAATCCACAGCCGATCATGTCATTCAAGTCGCACGTTGCCTTCTACCACATCGTTTCAAACGAAGTTTTACCATAACAAAAATTCCTATAATTCGGAATCGGTACGGGATtgattcaatatggaattaaatcatgaatagtcattgattgatcttttattctattttttaatattctccatGGACGCATATGTATATCTAACAAGTATCCAGTTTGCCCCCTGATTCTAGCGTATGAATCATTTATTTCACCATTTATAAGAAAGACGAATAAACAAGAAGTTAGTTAACAACCTGATCATTTGTGACAATCAGTCATGAGTGAAATGAGCCAATTCTTGCTCGAACGACTAAGCTAAACTAAAGATCTTTAATTGGATTTCCAATACCGGAAAAGAATGAGTTAGTAACTGATTAAGCCATTCCAATGAACCAGAAAGGGCCAAAGTGGTTTGAtggtaaatgataaattaactaatCTCAGACTTCATCGAGTATCAAGGATTCATGAAAAAtggtttcacataaaaaaatctcGTACTTTGCCATCATTGCTATTGGTGGAAAGCAGTTCTTCCGTAAAGACTCAATTTGATCTCTGAATCAATCAGCAAGTCTGTGCAATCACAACGAATAACTGTAATTACGGATATCTCTTAGACgtcaatttgatcattttgatcatcataataacatgaaatttaattttgcttttccttaaATCATCAACTGTCTAAACCAGATCAACTGTCTAAACCAGATAAATGGGACgagaaacaaaatctaaaactaatttcatttctttgttcatgagcatcaaacataataagaaatatagtaaaagtcaaaaaatgaataaaaaaagacacAGTAAAGTAAATAAGATAAAGTGAACGTCCTCGATTCATTCTTGAATCTGATTGAGAATATCAGAATCAAAGCAGCATGATCTTTTGGTATCCATCgggttatgttatatatacagcTGTTACCGCGGGTAATCGTGGATATTTTAAGGCATCACAGAAATTTCTGACCGAAACCAAagactgtttgttgtttgttcttaCTGAAATAGAACAATAACAATACAAAGGGTGGCATGCTTCTTTTCggcatattctgcttttttgctTCCAGAGTCGTTCGATAAAGTCAAGTAAATTAAATCCGCGATTCTGCCTACCAATGGATTTACAATTCCATTATTCATCAGTTCATTAGAACCAGATGCAAATTGGGTACAATACAATGCATCTATTCCTATTgaacttgattgtttgttgatgaaatcggGAATAGCCACAGATATTTCAATTGATACCTTCCATTGTTGATCAGCACATCACATATCTAAAAAACATTTCATCTGGATTATATTATGAATCATGCATACCCGgtcaaccaacaaaagaatcttcttttcttataagctGTGTAAGCTGCGTGCTATACCAGTACCAGACACGTATaagtgcaaaacaaaaaaggtccaGATCCGTTTTttattcccattttttcatttgagtccAGTCTTAGGAACTCGAATCCCGTTGATGGAATTGGTACCACGAACTCGAACCCTCAttagaatccaaataaaatgaattctcaattgggataattattaaatgagatacgattaccatatctgctttaccattaattcaaagttagaagatagaagaggtttctttcacatttcgactcagaatggatcatgcaggaatcagaattttctggattcaagcataaagtttcttttgacTAACCAACTCCAATATGAACGGTACGGACATAGACTGaataatccaattttgaattaaatcaaaaaaatatcttttcaacGGATCTATGTCTATGCTCCCCCACGCCTATaccaaaatcatggatttttcatACGTGTGTCAGTCATTGAAAGTGAATTCCGTGTGTAGGAAACAGAATACAGAATAGAAAGGTAAAGTCTAATTCAGAAAagaatcattaacattaaaaaatcattaacattaaaaaccaaactagaaagaaaaaactagaaataaagAATAGATTACGATTACATTGTATCCAACATGAACCTCctaaatagaaatttagatgattaaagagaacaaataatatttgttgaGTTAAGATGGAATTAATCTGGGACGGAAGGATTCGAACCTCCGAGTAACAGGACCAAAACCCGTTGCCTTACCGCTTGGCCACGCCCCATTTATGTTTCTATTCAAACACGAATATACATTAATATTGGTATCGGGTGTTCGTCAATTCCAGCCCAGTATCTatggaagaaagaagttgttgctGAGATTCGACACGTGTAAATCCGGaataaaactaaattcattgatcattacatataattaaattaaGATAATTAAGATATTGTATGAAAGTATGATTCCGTATAATTCAATTTGACAATTGAAGGATCTTTGATTGGgggaattcaaagaaagaaggactTTTTTACCTAccctctttcttgattttttcccttcaagaaataactcaataaaaatgatattattctaagaacaaaatatttgttatgcctaatatctttagtttaatCTGTATCTGTCTTAATTCTGCCCTTCAGCCGAGTGGGTTTTTCTTCGCAAAATTGCCCGAGGCTTATGCTTTTTTGAACCCAATCGTGGATTTTATGCCGGTCATACCtgtgctcttttttctcttagccTTTGTGTGGCAAGCTGCTGTAAGTTTTCGATGAGATCCTTGATACTGTTCTAGAAAGATTCATgacttattcaaaaaaaaaaaaaaatattttaccaattttaccaagaaagatgagataagtAGTGCATTAAGACAAGAACCCTCGATTCAAACATTGAACATTCTTCAATAGACTCCGTGAATCCGGATCACCTCATTTCCTCATTCTGACCCTCCATCCATGGAGCGCATACGGTATTCTGAGCCCCCGCAATGCAATATCAACAAATCGCATTGTAGGTATGACgagattcttttttttggtaacgAAGGAATCAGAaccttattttattacaatacaaatgaattgaattcctgttaattcctttcttttctaaaaaccaCTTCGTTTCTTGGTATCAAAAAATGAGATGGTACAAAGGTTGAGAATCTATTCCCTTTTTCTCCCCCAACAGGTCTTGGAGATTTGTAATGCTTACTCTCAAACTGTTCGTTTATACGGTGGTGATATTCTTTGTTTCGCTCTTCATCTTCGGATTCCTGTCTAATGACCCAGGACGTAATCCTGGACGCgaagaataaagaataatagattttttctttccttttttggtttggtttctaaatccatcttcttaacttaaaattttatctattccatacatttcatttatttaaatgaaatcatcaatccaaccaaaccaaaGGGACTCGGGGTTTATAGAATGAGAAAGATAAATATCAAGTGAGCGTAGGAaacggagagagagggattcgaaccctcgGTACGAATAGCTCGTACAACAGATTAGCAATCTGCCGCTTTAGTCCACTCAGCCATCtctccaaattgaaaaaaaaaaaatgaataattcataTGTGACACGACGTGTGAAGTAaagattcatatttctttttctttattctagagatatatatgaattttataagaaatcCTATTTATACAACCATTCAAAACAGGTATctctaaaggaaaaaaggaaaaaaagatccctctttgattttatttcgttcgaaaggttattcttttgttctcccGGCCTGGCTAGGCACTGGCCAGGCCATTCCCCCCTTTTCAACCTAacctaaaatgagaaattggaaaACTCAATATGTTATTGAGTTGAAGCAGCAACAAGAGCTATTTCGATTTCTATGATATGAAGgaaatttattatattgttatttccttatttttcctttgattcatcgttgcttttttttattggaatggGAAAAGCGTATGTATGTTCCCTCAAGTACTCAAGAGACaagctttgttttgtttaaataaacttgagcaaaaaaaaaatggaactataaactataacttaactatatatattattgcacaaaacttatttttctgttccaaCCTCGCCGATTCTATCGGACCTCTGAGTAACGACTTCtacagcaaaacaaaaaggttttttatttatcctcttGCCCTATTTCATCAAGTATCCCCGGAGACAGGGCATGTCAGCACTCTAATATTCACAATATCTTGATCGCGCCTCATCTCCTTGTTCGACAAATGGGCCATTCCTATACAATAATCACAATGTAGCGGGTATAGTTTAGTGGTAAAAGTGTGATTCGTTCTATTACCAACTGAAATAGTTAAGGGTTCTTTCGGTTTGATACATTCATATTCcgatcaaaaactttatttcttaTAAGGGTTTAACCCTTTCCTATCAATGCCACAATTGgggaagaatataattttcgcGATTTGCATCCAAAACTGGGATTATGGAATTGCGAAgcataattttttgagttttccaattAGAATTAGATAAGTATGAGTAAAAGATCCATGGATGAAGATACAAAAGTGTATTTCTAATCGTAACTAGATCTTCGATTTTTGTAAAGGGGAGATTGAAGCCAAATAGCTATTAAACGGTGACTTCGGTTTACCGGGGCCATCGGCATATATTGTTTCAGCTCGGTAGAAATAAGATTCTTTTCCTAAGGATTCATGTCAGTAGAAATAGGGAACGAAGTAACTAGAAGGGTTTTTATAATACCCCTCCTCTAGAGGGATCATCTAGAAAGCGAATAGCTTTGGATACATTCAGACAGAAAAGCTGACATAGGTGTTATGGATCGAATTTTTCTTATTCCGATTTGCTATGACttccttctttgatttccatacctttccatttccatactAATATCATACATCGTCAATTTTTTCGTTTAGGTTACTTTACGCCCTAAATCGGGGAATCTATCCTTTATTCCATAAAGGAGCCGAATGAAACCAAAGTTTCATGTTCGGTTTTGAATTAGAGACGTTAATAGTGATGAATCGACGTCGACTATAACCCCTAGCCTTCCAAGCTAACGATGCGGGTTCGATTCCCGCTACCCGCTCGATATGAATCATAATACATCCATCATTGATTTTAATATGCGTCTTTATTCCCTAAGACGCATACAATctgattgtttctgtttttatccaaacagggaatggaaaggaggaatcagaaagaagagaatCGGGACGAGAAGCGTCCATTGTCTAATGGATAGGACAGAGGTCTTCTAAACCTTTGGTATAGGTTCAAATCCTATTGGACGCAATTTATTTACATCtattttgtttggattgctATTCCAAGAAACATATTTGGAATGATTCGAATCAGAgccatttcttttctcaacaaTTTATGTCGTACTAAGAGACTCTACCAAATGAAATAaccaatttctttatgtttgttcCTGAAGTAGAAATAGTTCCATCTGCTCCTGAATAGCCTCTTTCAAAGGGCTTCCGCTTGCTCGGTGAATACCTTGGTAGAAGATATGATTTCTTGTAACTGAGGCTTATTTGTTCTTAAATGGGTACGTAACtgaacaataaatttctttacctGTCCAATTTCTAATTGATCAAGATATCCATTCGTTCCGGTATAAATAGTAACTATCTGTTCATCCACCGCGAGAGGGGATGATTGGGATTGTTTGAGCAACTCCCGTAATCGTTGACCTCTTGCCAATTGATTCTGAGTAGCTTTATCTAGATCGGAAGCGAATTGCGCAAAGGCTTCTAACTCTGCAAATTGAGccaattctaattttaatttgccgGCTACTTGTTTCATGGCTTTAATTTGAGCTGCGGATCCTACTCTGGAGACGGAAATACCCACATTAATAGCTGGACGGATTCCAGCATTGAATAAATCCGCGGATAAGAAGATTTGCCCATCTGTAATGGAAATGACATTAGTGGGAATATAAGCCGAAACGTCCCCAGATTGAGTCTCAACTATTGGTAAAGCAGTCATACTTCCTTCGCCTAAACGAGAACTTAGTTTAGCGGCTCTTTCCAAAAGGCgggaatgcaaataaaaaacgtCTCCTGGATAAGCTTCGCGACCAGGTGGTCTTCTTAATAGAAGGGACATTTGGCGATAAGATTGTGCTTGTTTGGAGAGATCATCATAAATTATTAAGGTATGTCGTTGACGGTACATAAAATATTCAGCCAGAGCGGCTCCTGTATAAGGAGCGAGGTATTGTAATGTAGCAGGCGAATCCGCTGTTTCCGCTACCACAATGGTGTATTCCATTGCTCCCCGTTCCTGGAAAGTAGTCACTACCTGAGCCACGGAAGATGCTTTTTGACCAATAGCTACATAAACGCATATtacattttgacctttttgatTGAGAATAGTATCTGTAGCTACTGCTGTTTTACCGGTCTGTCTGTCCCCAATAATTAATTCTCGCTGACCGCGTCCTATAGGGATCATCGAATCAATAGCAATAAGCCCCGTTTGAAGAGGCTCATATACGGAACGTCTCGAAATAATACCTGGAGCGGGAGACTCAATTAACCGATATTCAGAAGCTAAAATTTCACCCCTCCCATCAATAGGTTTAGCTAGGGCATTTATAACACGACCCAAATAAGCCTCACTCACCGGTATCTGAGCAATTCGTCCTGTTGCTTTCACGGAACTACCCTCTTGTATCATCAAACCGTCACCCATTAATACAACGCCAACATTATTGGATTCCAAATTCAGAGCAATACCTATCGTACCCTCTTCAAACTCTACTAATTCACCTGCCattacttcatcaagaccatgaATACGAGCAATGCCGTCGCCCACTTGAAGTACGGTACCAGTGTTCACAATCTTTACTTCTCTATTATATTGCTCAATCCGTTCGCGGATAATATTACTAATTTCTTCGGCTCGAATGGTTACCATTAGTATCTCTTAATTCTTTCTAGgaagcaaaaaaggagaaaaataataccTATCCTATAGTAGAAGGACTAATCGGTTATTTCTTTCATGGCCCCAAGTATGCCAATATTAGCACCGATGGTGCGTAAATGTAACTCGCCGTTCAAACAATTATTCAGAGTTCCTAGAGCCCCTTGTAAGGCTTGTTGGAAAACTCGTTGTTGGACCTGATTAATCGCTCTTTGTT
The Nymphaea colorata isolate Beijing-Zhang1983 unplaced genomic scaffold, ASM883128v2 scaffold0284, whole genome shotgun sequence genome window above contains:
- the LOC126409442 gene encoding ATP synthase subunit alpha, chloroplastic-like produces the protein MVTIRAEEISNIIRERIEQYNREVKIVNTGTVLQVGDGIARIHGLDEVMAGELVEFEEGTIGIALNLESNNVGVVLMGDGLMIQEGSSVKATGRIAQIPVSEAYLGRVINALAKPIDGRGEILASEYRLIESPAPGIISRRSVYEPLQTGLIAIDSMIPIGRGQRELIIGDRQTGKTAVATDTILNQKGQNVICVYVAIGQKASSVAQVVTTFQERGAMEYTIVVAETADSPATLQYLAPYTGAALAEYFMYRQRHTLIIYDDLSKQAQSYRQMSLLLRRPPGREAYPGDVFYLHSRLLERAAKLSSRLGEGSMTALPIVETQSGDVSAYIPTNVISITDGQIFLSADLFNAGIRPAINVGISVSRVGSAAQIKAMKQVAGKLKLELAQFAELEAFAQFASDLDKATQNQLARGQRLRELLKQSQSSPLAVDEQIVTIYTGTNGYLDQLEIGQVKKFIVQLRTHLRTNKPQLQEIISSTKVFTEQAEAL